A genomic stretch from Telmatocola sphagniphila includes:
- a CDS encoding outer membrane protein assembly factor BamB family protein — MGSRLVVLALVIAAAAADWPQFRGPTGDGVAEGISLPEKWDAKTNLAWKAEIPGYGWSQPIILGDAIYLTTAVGTDLQKPKGFMAGVMEPQSMGKGPKQKPLDKTFRWQLVKLNRANGKVEWTKTAYEGKPKLPIHPSNSFATESPAADNQRIVAYFGNIGLLMAWDKSGKELWKKELPVGSMTADFGTGSSLVLFEGKVFVQNYTEEDATLSAWDAATGQELWTSHRPVGSAWSSPLIWKTKNRTDLVSSGRGLVIGYDPKTGKERWKLGNIQASFSSSPAATEDLLFVGNGGPGTNSPLYAIKAGAEGDISLKEGETSNAHVLWYKTGAGPGMPSPIAHGDYLYVLNTAGLNCFEAKTGKLMYKERLPKVKTLASCPFLANGKLYILDESGQMFVVKAGPEFEVLGVNTISDTFWSSPAVAGSDLLLRGLDGLYCIRGK, encoded by the coding sequence ATGGGATCTCGACTGGTAGTTCTGGCATTGGTGATTGCCGCGGCAGCTGCAGATTGGCCACAATTTCGGGGTCCGACCGGGGATGGTGTGGCCGAGGGGATTTCCCTACCCGAAAAGTGGGATGCCAAAACCAATCTGGCCTGGAAGGCTGAAATTCCGGGCTACGGCTGGTCTCAGCCGATTATTCTCGGCGACGCCATCTATCTGACAACCGCGGTAGGAACCGATCTGCAGAAACCCAAAGGATTTATGGCGGGAGTTATGGAGCCGCAATCCATGGGCAAAGGCCCCAAACAGAAGCCTCTGGACAAAACTTTCCGCTGGCAATTAGTGAAACTCAATCGGGCCAATGGTAAGGTTGAATGGACTAAAACAGCTTACGAAGGTAAACCGAAACTTCCCATTCACCCTTCCAATAGCTTTGCCACGGAAAGCCCGGCCGCGGATAATCAAAGAATCGTTGCCTACTTCGGAAACATCGGATTGTTGATGGCGTGGGACAAATCGGGTAAAGAACTCTGGAAAAAAGAGCTTCCCGTCGGATCGATGACTGCCGATTTCGGCACGGGCAGCTCTTTGGTGCTTTTTGAAGGTAAGGTTTTCGTTCAAAATTACACTGAAGAAGACGCCACACTTTCCGCATGGGATGCAGCGACTGGTCAGGAACTCTGGACCAGCCATCGCCCTGTCGGATCGGCCTGGAGCTCACCACTTATCTGGAAGACAAAAAATCGCACGGATCTGGTTTCCAGTGGCCGGGGCCTGGTGATCGGTTACGACCCCAAAACGGGCAAAGAACGCTGGAAGCTCGGTAATATTCAGGCTTCCTTCTCGTCTTCGCCCGCCGCCACAGAAGATTTATTGTTCGTCGGAAACGGCGGTCCGGGTACGAATTCTCCACTTTACGCGATCAAGGCCGGAGCTGAAGGCGATATCTCTTTGAAAGAGGGAGAGACCTCTAATGCCCATGTCCTTTGGTACAAAACGGGGGCCGGTCCGGGAATGCCCTCTCCAATCGCACACGGCGATTATCTTTATGTGCTTAATACGGCTGGGTTAAACTGCTTCGAGGCAAAAACGGGCAAGCTCATGTACAAGGAACGGTTGCCCAAAGTAAAAACTCTGGCTTCCTGCCCGTTTCTGGCAAATGGCAAACTCTATATTCTCGATGAATCGGGTCAAATGTTCGTTGTAAAAGCCGGCCCAGAATTCGAAGTCCTCGGTGTCAATACGATTTCCGATACCTTCTGGTCTTCCCCGGCGGTGGCCGGGTCCGATCTCCTCCTGCGCGGCTTGGATGGGCTTTATTGCATAAGGGGGAAGTGA
- the treY gene encoding malto-oligosyltrehalose synthase — protein sequence MNEQNSWPRATYRLQMHKDFTLKNALEIVPYLDDLGISHLYMSSLLTAKPGSLHGYDVCDHKRLNPELGTEEDLQKLSDELKSRGMGLILDVVPNHMSVGCFNSWWHDVLENGPSSQFSNYFDIVWDDHYRESLRGKVLLPILGTTYGEAVDSGAFQAVVEEGNLYLKFGKIRLPIDPRTYGAILEPTLESLRDSMEEPETVLPELQSIISATKHLSGRMEKDSQKVLETRNEIVVIKRRLLELGLRSPAFQSEIETQFSLLAKDPNQLDKLIELQAYRPCFWRVASDEINYRRFFDINDLAALATERLEVFQNIHEKIFKWLHADIAQGIRIDHPDGLFDPKRYLARLQDEWRQGGDRPTLYVVVEKILGTFETLPKDWQTDGTTGYEFLNYINGLFVDSAAEARIDQIFQSFTGIEDSFEEIVYRKKMIILQSSLTSELHVLAGYLDRLAQSERSTRDLTLNGIRHALREVLCSFPIYRTYIDGDVQSTDRVAVLKAIRAARRRNPLLGREIFDFIRDTLLLKPLSSGTASQEYRSAQIRFAGKFQQLSAPVMAKGFEDTALYIYTRLISLNEVGGDPMLFGRSPDLVHKFLGERSPGGLSPLATHDTKRGEDTRARINVLSEIPDEWNERSLRWSQMNDRHRVALEDHNLAPDRNEENLLYQTLIGSWPVNAAEERQSYSQRICDYMIKAMQEAKVHTSWINPDQEYLEAVQKFIERILDPDQSSEFMTDFQDFIKQIHLHGQWNSLAQTLLRCTAPGIPDTYQGTELWDYSLVDPDNRRPVDFSIRQDFLKEFQSDQSTDTIQDLLKNSDSGKIKILLIARCLKLRKEWPELFSRGDYQALKVKGAKAENIFAYLRTWENLASLIVVPRLTWKLNSARKCEPFRAEWEETTIELPEHLLKRNWRNYLTNESLKPVETFSVQNLLESFPCCLAIAQ from the coding sequence ATGAACGAACAAAATTCCTGGCCCAGAGCCACGTACCGGCTGCAAATGCATAAGGATTTCACTCTTAAGAATGCGTTGGAAATCGTCCCGTATTTGGATGATCTTGGCATTTCGCACCTTTATATGTCCTCCCTGCTGACCGCGAAACCGGGAAGCCTTCACGGCTACGACGTTTGCGATCATAAGCGGCTGAATCCTGAGCTAGGTACGGAAGAGGATTTGCAGAAACTCAGCGATGAATTGAAATCTCGCGGAATGGGATTGATTCTCGATGTCGTCCCGAATCATATGTCAGTAGGGTGCTTTAATAGTTGGTGGCACGATGTTCTGGAAAATGGCCCCTCTTCCCAATTTTCTAATTATTTTGATATCGTCTGGGATGATCATTATCGGGAATCCCTGCGCGGTAAAGTCTTACTCCCCATCCTGGGAACAACCTATGGTGAGGCCGTTGATTCCGGTGCATTTCAAGCGGTCGTGGAAGAAGGAAATCTTTACCTTAAATTTGGAAAAATCCGACTTCCCATCGATCCGAGAACTTACGGCGCGATTCTGGAACCAACTCTCGAAAGCCTGCGCGACTCCATGGAGGAGCCTGAGACCGTACTTCCCGAACTTCAGAGCATAATCTCCGCTACGAAACATCTCTCCGGCCGGATGGAAAAAGATTCTCAGAAAGTCCTCGAAACCCGCAACGAAATCGTTGTCATCAAACGCCGACTTTTGGAATTAGGGCTGCGTTCTCCCGCGTTTCAATCAGAGATTGAAACGCAATTTTCACTGCTCGCAAAAGATCCTAATCAGCTCGATAAGCTTATAGAGCTACAAGCCTATCGGCCTTGCTTCTGGAGGGTAGCTTCGGACGAAATCAATTATCGAAGGTTTTTCGACATCAACGATCTTGCCGCACTTGCGACGGAACGTCTGGAAGTCTTCCAAAACATCCATGAAAAGATTTTCAAATGGCTCCATGCCGATATCGCTCAGGGGATTCGCATTGATCACCCGGACGGGCTCTTCGACCCCAAGAGATATCTGGCCCGGTTGCAGGACGAATGGAGACAGGGCGGAGATAGACCGACGCTTTACGTGGTTGTTGAGAAAATTTTAGGCACTTTCGAAACTCTTCCCAAAGATTGGCAAACCGATGGAACCACTGGTTATGAATTCCTCAATTACATAAACGGACTCTTCGTTGATTCCGCTGCTGAAGCTCGGATCGATCAAATTTTTCAGAGCTTTACGGGAATTGAGGACTCATTTGAAGAGATCGTCTACCGCAAAAAAATGATCATTCTTCAATCGTCTCTCACGAGCGAACTGCACGTGCTGGCCGGCTATCTCGATCGCCTGGCACAGAGCGAACGAAGCACCCGCGATCTGACACTTAATGGAATTCGGCACGCACTACGTGAGGTCCTCTGCAGCTTCCCGATCTACCGGACTTACATCGACGGAGATGTCCAGTCGACGGATCGAGTGGCTGTCCTGAAAGCAATTCGTGCAGCGCGACGTCGCAATCCTCTACTGGGTCGGGAGATATTCGATTTCATTAGGGACACTCTCTTACTCAAGCCACTTTCCTCCGGGACGGCTTCCCAGGAATATCGCTCGGCGCAAATTCGTTTCGCGGGAAAATTCCAGCAGTTATCTGCTCCCGTAATGGCCAAAGGATTTGAAGACACGGCCCTTTACATCTACACGCGTCTGATTTCCCTAAATGAGGTAGGGGGTGATCCGATGTTATTCGGTCGTAGCCCCGATCTGGTTCACAAGTTCCTCGGGGAGCGTTCGCCGGGAGGATTATCGCCACTGGCAACGCACGATACTAAACGTGGGGAGGATACGCGAGCCAGAATCAACGTCCTATCTGAAATTCCCGACGAATGGAACGAACGAAGCTTACGCTGGTCCCAGATGAACGATAGACATCGAGTGGCTTTGGAAGACCACAACCTCGCGCCAGATCGGAATGAAGAGAACTTACTCTACCAAACTTTGATAGGAAGTTGGCCTGTGAATGCGGCCGAGGAGCGGCAGTCATACTCCCAGCGAATCTGCGATTACATGATCAAGGCCATGCAGGAAGCCAAGGTTCACACAAGCTGGATTAATCCAGATCAGGAATATCTGGAGGCGGTCCAGAAGTTTATCGAGCGTATTCTCGATCCGGATCAATCCTCCGAATTTATGACCGATTTTCAGGATTTTATTAAGCAGATCCATCTTCACGGACAATGGAACTCGCTGGCTCAAACGTTGCTCCGTTGTACAGCCCCCGGAATTCCGGATACCTACCAGGGCACCGAACTCTGGGATTACAGCCTGGTCGATCCGGATAATCGACGACCTGTGGATTTTTCTATTCGGCAAGATTTTTTAAAGGAATTTCAGTCGGATCAGAGCACAGATACGATACAGGACCTCTTGAAAAATTCGGATAGCGGCAAAATCAAAATACTTCTTATCGCTCGCTGTCTGAAATTACGCAAGGAGTGGCCCGAGCTGTTCTCGCGGGGGGATTATCAGGCTCTCAAGGTTAAGGGCGCCAAGGCGGAGAATATCTTCGCCTATCTTCGGACTTGGGAAAATCTCGCTTCTCTAATTGTTGTACCGCGCTTGACCTGGAAATTGAATTCTGCTCGAAAGTGCGAACCTTTTCGAGCAGAATGGGAAGAGACGACCATTGAGTTGCCGGAGCATTTACTCAAACGAAACTGGCGAAACTATCTGACCAACGAATCTTTGAAACCCGTGGAAACATTCTCCGTTCAGAATCTGCTCGAGAGCTTTCCTTGCTGCCTAGCGATAGCTCAATAA
- the glgX gene encoding glycogen debranching protein GlgX codes for METKQRSRIWPGRPYPLGATWDGKGANFALFSESATGVELCLFSKSNADKEIERIRFTQRTDLVWHMYLPDILPGQLYGYRVEGPYEPEKGLRHNPNKVLLDPYAKQVGRDIKWDDSLFGYKIGEEDLTFDDRDSAKFAPLGMLVDNAFTWGDDRPPRTPWHRTIIYEAHVKSFTQRMPGIPDKLRGTYAGLASDAAIKYLLDLNVTAIELLPVHHRANDRHLMEKGLSNHWGYNTLAFFAPDTRFAVGNTDAVQQFKMMVRRLHAAGIEVILDVVYNHTAEGNEKGPTLSLRGIDNGSYYRLSPESPRYYMDFTGCGNTPNMRNPRLLQLIMDSLRYWVQEMHVDGFRFDLASTLARELYDVDRLGAFFDIMHQDPLLSQVKLIAEPWDVGPGGYQVGNFPVLWTEWNGEYRDITRQFWAGAGSVAGKFATRLCGSSDLYEHNGRRPYASINFVTCHDGFTLSDLVSYNEKHNEANGEENRDGANNNHSWNCGAEGPTRDGNIRRLRARQQRNFLATLLLSQGVPMLLSGDEIGHSQKGNNNAYCQDNDLTWLNWRPSEESKALLAFVQKLTRIRTEQPVLKRRNFFQGRAIRGSEIQDVSWFDPSGKDMTSEQWNGTVTCIGMRLAGDLMDEVDDQGEPIQGETLLILMNCGPESVDFTLPVTNPEHRWELLVYTADDYAHEPLMEGGQSYKLLDHSLALFRTRPAILPEPLVTPLQAEALRKDMASPNRRKSQVSL; via the coding sequence ATGGAAACAAAACAACGCTCGCGTATTTGGCCGGGTCGTCCTTATCCCCTGGGTGCCACTTGGGACGGAAAAGGGGCGAACTTCGCGTTATTTTCAGAATCTGCCACGGGAGTAGAACTGTGTCTATTCAGCAAATCCAATGCAGATAAAGAGATAGAACGCATCCGCTTTACTCAACGAACCGATCTGGTCTGGCACATGTATCTTCCCGATATTTTGCCCGGCCAACTTTATGGCTACCGAGTGGAAGGTCCCTACGAACCGGAAAAAGGGCTGCGACATAATCCGAACAAGGTCCTTCTGGATCCTTACGCCAAACAGGTGGGGCGCGACATCAAGTGGGACGACTCGCTGTTCGGTTACAAAATAGGAGAAGAAGATCTTACCTTTGACGATCGAGATTCCGCGAAATTCGCTCCGCTCGGAATGCTGGTGGATAACGCTTTTACCTGGGGAGATGATCGTCCGCCGCGCACTCCCTGGCACCGAACAATTATCTACGAAGCTCACGTTAAAAGCTTCACCCAACGCATGCCCGGGATTCCGGATAAATTGCGAGGAACCTATGCCGGTTTGGCTTCAGATGCCGCCATCAAATATCTCCTCGATCTGAATGTGACGGCAATCGAATTGTTGCCGGTGCATCATCGCGCTAATGATCGCCATCTGATGGAAAAGGGGCTTTCCAATCACTGGGGGTACAACACTCTTGCCTTTTTCGCACCGGATACTCGATTCGCCGTCGGTAATACAGACGCCGTGCAGCAATTCAAAATGATGGTTCGCAGGCTCCATGCGGCCGGGATCGAAGTGATTTTGGATGTAGTCTATAACCACACGGCCGAGGGGAACGAAAAGGGACCTACGCTTTCACTTCGTGGCATCGACAACGGCTCCTATTACCGACTCTCCCCCGAATCCCCTCGCTACTACATGGATTTTACCGGGTGCGGTAACACCCCCAACATGCGCAACCCCCGGCTATTGCAACTGATCATGGATAGCCTGCGATACTGGGTTCAGGAAATGCATGTCGACGGCTTCCGCTTCGATCTGGCATCGACTCTGGCTCGGGAGCTTTACGATGTCGATCGACTGGGTGCCTTCTTCGACATCATGCATCAGGATCCGTTGCTATCCCAGGTGAAATTGATCGCCGAGCCTTGGGATGTCGGCCCTGGGGGGTATCAAGTAGGGAATTTTCCGGTGCTTTGGACCGAGTGGAATGGAGAATATCGCGATATTACCCGTCAATTCTGGGCTGGGGCGGGCAGCGTGGCCGGGAAATTCGCCACCCGATTATGCGGTTCCAGCGATTTGTACGAACACAACGGCCGACGGCCTTATGCCTCCATTAACTTCGTCACCTGCCACGATGGTTTCACACTCTCGGATCTGGTGAGTTACAACGAAAAGCATAACGAAGCGAATGGGGAAGAAAATCGCGACGGAGCTAACAACAATCACAGTTGGAACTGCGGAGCCGAAGGGCCTACCCGTGATGGCAACATTCGTCGCCTGCGTGCTCGACAACAGAGAAACTTTCTGGCGACGCTGTTGCTTTCGCAGGGCGTACCCATGCTACTTTCCGGCGATGAAATCGGGCATTCCCAGAAAGGTAACAACAATGCCTACTGCCAGGATAACGACCTTACATGGCTAAACTGGAGGCCCTCGGAAGAATCGAAAGCGCTCCTCGCGTTCGTTCAGAAACTGACTCGAATCCGTACAGAACAACCGGTTTTGAAAAGACGTAATTTTTTTCAAGGCCGGGCTATCCGAGGTTCGGAAATTCAGGATGTCTCCTGGTTTGACCCCAGTGGAAAAGACATGACCTCTGAACAGTGGAATGGAACCGTTACTTGCATCGGAATGCGTCTGGCGGGTGACCTGATGGATGAAGTGGACGATCAGGGTGAGCCGATTCAGGGCGAAACGCTTCTGATTCTGATGAACTGCGGACCGGAATCCGTGGATTTCACACTGCCGGTCACAAACCCCGAACATCGTTGGGAATTACTGGTCTACACGGCCGATGATTATGCTCACGAACCACTTATGGAAGGTGGGCAGAGTTACAAACTGCTCGATCATTCACTTGCTCTTTTCCGAACCCGACCGGCAATTTTACCGGAACCGCTGGTTACGCCGCTGCAAGCCGAAGCGCTTCGAAAGGACATGGCCTCACCCAATCGTCGAAAGAGCCAGGTCAGCCTATGA
- the treZ gene encoding malto-oligosyltrehalose trehalohydrolase, translated as MGPTKRETIGASVQASTGTVLFRVWAPNSKNVNLILEGSSPCEIPMQPDQNGYFQLETRLATPGSLYRYRLEDGNAYPDPASRFQPEGAHGPSQVVDGRTFKWTDEDWKGIELSNQVLYEMHIGTFTREGTWKAALKELPELAEVGITCLEVMPVNEFAGKFGWGYDGVSLYAPTRLYGTPEDFREFVNEAHRLKLGVILDVVYNHLGPDGNYLPKFSPDYFSKKHKTDWGEAINFDGENCQPVRDFFTGNAGYWIEDFHLDGLRLDATQNIYDNALPEKHILTEIGRTVRRAAQGRSTIIVSENESQHSELVRSIETGGYGLDGLWNDDFHHSASVALTGHQGAYYKDYRGEPQEFISAIKYGYLYQGQWYSWQNQKRGHAGLDLPPSAFINYLENHDQVANSGRGLRMHQMTSPGRYRAIKTVTLLGPGTPMLFQGEEFASSSPFFYFADHHNELAPLVERGRKEFLSQFRNLRDTKMKAQLAAPHNPATFERCKLNFYERFTHEAHYRLTKDLLKLRKLDLNFNSQRHMKIDGAVLGPQAFVLRYIHPEGLDRILLVNLGRDWDLQTCPEPLLAAPWKCEWELLLSTDSPSYGGSGVFHPETETGWLLAAESATLLGARRVN; from the coding sequence ATGGGACCAACAAAACGTGAAACTATCGGGGCATCCGTGCAGGCTTCCACAGGCACAGTGCTTTTTCGAGTCTGGGCGCCGAATTCCAAGAATGTGAACTTGATTCTGGAAGGATCATCGCCGTGCGAAATTCCGATGCAACCGGATCAAAATGGCTATTTCCAGTTAGAAACTCGACTTGCGACTCCAGGGAGTTTGTACCGATATCGATTGGAAGATGGAAATGCTTATCCCGATCCGGCGTCACGCTTCCAGCCCGAAGGAGCGCATGGTCCTTCTCAGGTTGTGGATGGTCGAACCTTTAAATGGACGGATGAAGATTGGAAAGGAATTGAGCTATCGAATCAAGTTCTCTACGAAATGCACATTGGGACTTTTACTCGGGAAGGGACCTGGAAAGCGGCATTGAAGGAGTTGCCGGAATTAGCCGAGGTCGGCATCACCTGTCTGGAAGTCATGCCCGTCAATGAGTTCGCCGGAAAATTTGGATGGGGTTATGATGGTGTAAGCCTATATGCCCCTACCCGTTTATATGGGACACCGGAAGATTTTCGTGAGTTCGTGAACGAAGCCCACCGCTTAAAGCTCGGTGTAATTCTAGACGTCGTTTACAACCATCTGGGTCCCGACGGCAATTATCTCCCCAAATTCAGCCCGGACTATTTTTCAAAAAAACACAAAACCGACTGGGGGGAAGCCATTAATTTTGATGGAGAAAACTGCCAGCCCGTGCGGGATTTCTTCACTGGGAATGCGGGCTATTGGATCGAGGACTTTCATTTGGACGGTCTGCGTTTGGATGCCACGCAGAATATTTACGACAACGCGCTTCCGGAGAAACACATCCTGACAGAGATAGGAAGGACTGTTCGCAGAGCTGCGCAGGGGCGTTCCACCATTATTGTCAGCGAAAATGAATCTCAGCATTCCGAATTAGTTAGGTCGATTGAAACGGGAGGTTATGGGTTGGATGGGCTGTGGAATGACGACTTTCATCACTCCGCCTCTGTGGCGCTAACCGGCCATCAGGGTGCCTATTACAAAGATTATCGCGGAGAGCCTCAGGAGTTCATTTCGGCAATCAAATACGGCTACCTCTATCAGGGACAATGGTATTCCTGGCAAAACCAGAAAAGAGGTCATGCCGGCTTGGATCTTCCGCCATCGGCTTTCATCAATTACCTCGAAAACCACGATCAAGTGGCCAATTCGGGCCGGGGTTTGCGAATGCATCAGATGACGAGTCCGGGAAGATATCGGGCGATCAAAACGGTCACCTTGCTGGGGCCCGGAACGCCGATGCTCTTTCAGGGCGAAGAATTTGCCAGTAGTTCGCCTTTCTTTTATTTCGCGGACCATCATAACGAGTTAGCTCCTTTAGTGGAGCGGGGACGCAAAGAGTTTCTCAGCCAGTTTCGCAACCTCCGCGATACGAAAATGAAGGCTCAGCTGGCGGCGCCGCACAATCCAGCCACTTTTGAGCGATGTAAGCTCAATTTCTATGAGCGCTTTACCCATGAGGCACATTATCGGTTGACCAAGGACCTTTTAAAACTCCGCAAACTCGATTTGAATTTCAATTCTCAGCGGCACATGAAAATCGATGGCGCCGTTTTAGGCCCTCAGGCCTTTGTTTTGCGGTACATCCATCCAGAAGGCCTGGATCGAATCCTTCTCGTTAATCTGGGCAGAGATTGGGATCTGCAAACCTGTCCCGAACCACTCTTGGCAGCTCCCTGGAAATGTGAATGGGAATTACTGCTTTCGACGGATTCGCCCAGCTACGGCGGTTCGGGAGTTTTCCATCCGGAAACCGAAACTGGTTGGCTTTTGGCCGCAGAATCCGCGACGCTCCTCGGCGCTCGCAGGGTGAATTGA
- a CDS encoding amylo-alpha-1,6-glucosidase produces MTDLNTNYTVRDIQAADLMHSLDREWLVTNGLGGYASGTISGAATRRYHGLLIAAHPAPLGRLMMFNHLAEQFRFPDWSVASFGGIEKVDSGLDIHGADILSGFRLEEGLPIWTFVAHDHVIEKRLFMPNKQNTVHLIYRLLKGEGPVRLKLRPSVHFRDHDAPVSIPMRGPYTLTATEGRYEMSGETSEFPRLRMRVVGNAHALTLDGMNVPNILYRVEENRGYDGVGTLYSMGLFRANLNADQEVTLTASTESWDRLLSHTPSEALQKELERRRRVISISSPALRHGFGAELALAADQFIITPVSRTADTAKAEASGDEARTIIAGYHWFTDWGRDTMISLEGLTLVTGRHLEAGYILRTFASHVRNGLIPNYFPDGSNQGVYHTADATLWFFHALSRYEAYTRDHESIRNLIPTLKTIVAKHLAGTDYGIGVDPKDKLLKQGAEGYQLTWMDAKVGDWVVTPRRGKTVEINALWYNALCLMNEWLKRENDPEAASMGTLAAEVKRSFNDRFWNPEQKYLFDLVDGEHGNDPACRPNQIFAISLPHPVLNKEHWPAILGIVEKELLTPVGLRSLSPNNPEYKSKYYGDLRSRDAAYHQGTVWAWLIGPFIDAWRKLHSEKASESSRFLRGFESHLSEACIGSISEVFDAEEPFTPRACIAQAWSVGEVARCMVLDDVKEA; encoded by the coding sequence ATGACCGATCTCAATACGAATTACACTGTACGCGACATCCAAGCTGCCGATCTCATGCACTCGCTGGATCGCGAATGGCTGGTGACAAATGGACTGGGTGGCTACGCCAGCGGCACCATCAGCGGTGCGGCCACAAGGCGTTATCACGGTCTTTTGATCGCGGCTCATCCAGCTCCGTTGGGCCGTCTGATGATGTTTAACCACCTCGCCGAGCAATTCCGATTCCCGGACTGGTCGGTAGCCTCTTTTGGTGGAATCGAAAAAGTAGATAGCGGTCTGGACATTCATGGAGCGGACATTCTGTCCGGCTTCCGTCTGGAGGAAGGGCTACCGATCTGGACATTCGTCGCACACGATCATGTGATTGAAAAAAGACTCTTCATGCCCAATAAGCAGAATACGGTTCACCTGATTTACCGTCTGTTAAAAGGGGAGGGTCCGGTTCGTCTGAAACTTCGTCCCTCAGTTCACTTCCGAGATCATGATGCGCCCGTCAGCATTCCGATGCGTGGCCCTTATACTCTCACGGCCACCGAAGGCCGTTATGAAATGTCCGGGGAGACCAGTGAATTTCCACGATTGAGAATGCGCGTAGTAGGAAACGCCCATGCATTGACTCTCGATGGCATGAACGTTCCGAACATTCTGTATCGAGTGGAGGAAAATCGAGGCTACGACGGCGTAGGCACGCTTTACAGCATGGGTTTATTTCGAGCAAATCTGAATGCAGATCAGGAAGTCACGCTCACCGCTTCGACGGAAAGTTGGGATCGATTACTTTCACATACCCCGTCTGAAGCTTTGCAAAAAGAGTTAGAACGGCGTCGCAGAGTTATTTCAATTTCGAGTCCGGCCTTAAGGCACGGATTTGGCGCAGAACTCGCATTGGCCGCCGATCAATTTATCATCACACCCGTTAGCCGCACGGCGGATACGGCCAAAGCCGAAGCTTCTGGGGACGAAGCGCGTACGATCATCGCCGGATACCACTGGTTTACAGACTGGGGCCGCGACACCATGATCAGCCTCGAAGGGTTGACGTTGGTAACTGGTCGGCACCTGGAAGCGGGTTATATCCTTCGGACCTTTGCCAGCCACGTACGCAATGGTCTGATTCCCAACTACTTTCCGGATGGTTCCAATCAGGGCGTTTATCATACGGCCGATGCCACGCTCTGGTTCTTTCATGCTCTGAGCCGCTACGAAGCGTACACACGGGATCACGAATCGATCCGCAATCTGATTCCCACGCTAAAAACCATCGTGGCCAAGCACCTGGCGGGCACCGATTACGGTATCGGAGTCGATCCGAAAGATAAACTGCTCAAACAGGGAGCAGAGGGTTATCAGCTCACCTGGATGGACGCTAAAGTCGGAGACTGGGTGGTAACCCCCCGCCGCGGCAAGACCGTCGAGATCAACGCCTTATGGTACAACGCACTTTGTCTCATGAACGAATGGCTGAAGCGAGAGAATGATCCAGAAGCGGCGTCGATGGGAACTTTGGCGGCAGAAGTCAAACGATCCTTCAATGATCGATTTTGGAATCCGGAACAAAAATACCTCTTCGATCTGGTTGATGGAGAGCATGGGAATGATCCCGCTTGTCGACCCAATCAGATATTTGCGATTTCTTTGCCCCATCCGGTTCTGAATAAGGAACATTGGCCAGCTATTCTTGGAATTGTGGAAAAAGAACTGCTTACTCCGGTCGGCCTGCGATCGCTCTCCCCGAACAATCCCGAATATAAGTCAAAATATTACGGCGATTTGCGCTCTCGAGATGCCGCCTACCACCAGGGAACGGTGTGGGCCTGGTTGATCGGTCCATTTATAGATGCTTGGAGAAAACTCCATTCGGAAAAAGCGTCTGAATCGTCTCGATTCTTGAGAGGCTTCGAATCGCATTTGTCGGAAGCCTGTATAGGCAGCATCAGTGAAGTATTCGATGCCGAGGAACCCTTCACGCCGCGCGCCTGCATTGCTCAGGCCTGGAGCGTCGGCGAAGTGGCTCGCTGTATGGTGCTCGATGATGTTAAGGAAGCCTGA